A window of Streptomyces armeniacus contains these coding sequences:
- a CDS encoding peroxidase family protein yields MTSLHGSSSRALHSAAGNTVSGSFGRMFPNLPARRPTGLETAKEFGLPGGTMDGGATTPEQENPKLAAGFTYFGQFIDHDLTLDVMSQLGRTDEPSELTDFRTPRLDMDTVYGSGPTVSPHLYAPDSHETKLTLSRDGVDLGRTSQQVALIGDPRNDENMLLAQLHLAMIKFHNEVVDALRSGRITDVYGQHLPPKPPDEPPTSQPGVPLDQLLDVENYYNTVFSSAQRLVRWHYQWLVVHDFLMRVADPEVVRDVEKNGPQFFVPGDSPFIPVEFAAAAFRFGHPTVRSDYRVNDTFVGKIFPDDPEAPAMPRTDLRGGPVLPEHAVDWARFFPVGAGTEPQCARRIIASLNTQLLDLPVSAVPGSKEGALARPVASLVVRNLLRSETLGLPSGQDVARKTGEAVLSDRELGTTGPVYLWYYVLKEAEVRSGGLHLGPVGSRMVAEVLIGLLDADPSSYRYAFPQWKPTLSDAYGQFTIGDLLRFAGAVRS; encoded by the coding sequence ATGACTTCCCTGCACGGCTCCTCGTCCCGCGCGCTCCACTCCGCGGCGGGAAACACCGTCAGCGGCAGCTTCGGCCGGATGTTCCCGAATCTGCCCGCACGCCGCCCCACCGGCCTCGAGACGGCGAAAGAATTCGGCCTTCCCGGCGGGACAATGGACGGCGGCGCCACCACTCCGGAACAGGAGAATCCGAAACTCGCCGCAGGCTTCACCTATTTCGGCCAGTTCATCGACCACGATCTGACGCTCGACGTCATGTCGCAGCTCGGCCGCACCGACGAGCCGTCCGAGCTCACCGACTTCCGTACGCCGCGCCTGGACATGGACACCGTCTACGGCTCCGGGCCGACGGTCAGCCCGCACCTGTACGCGCCGGACTCGCACGAGACGAAGCTGACCCTGTCCCGCGACGGCGTCGACCTCGGCCGTACGTCGCAGCAGGTCGCGCTGATCGGCGATCCGCGCAACGACGAGAACATGCTGCTGGCGCAGCTCCACCTCGCGATGATCAAGTTCCACAACGAGGTCGTCGACGCGCTGCGCTCCGGGCGGATCACCGACGTGTACGGGCAGCACCTGCCGCCGAAGCCGCCGGACGAGCCGCCCACCAGCCAGCCGGGCGTGCCCCTCGACCAGCTGCTGGACGTGGAGAACTACTACAACACCGTGTTCTCCAGCGCCCAGCGGCTCGTCCGCTGGCACTACCAGTGGCTGGTGGTGCACGACTTCCTGATGCGGGTCGCCGACCCGGAGGTGGTGCGGGACGTGGAGAAGAACGGCCCGCAGTTCTTCGTGCCGGGCGACTCCCCGTTCATCCCGGTGGAGTTCGCGGCGGCGGCGTTCCGCTTCGGCCACCCGACGGTCCGTTCCGACTACCGCGTCAACGACACGTTCGTCGGGAAGATCTTCCCGGACGACCCGGAGGCGCCCGCCATGCCGCGTACGGACCTGCGCGGCGGGCCCGTCCTGCCGGAGCACGCCGTCGACTGGGCGCGCTTCTTCCCGGTCGGCGCGGGCACGGAGCCGCAGTGCGCGCGGCGGATCATCGCGAGCCTCAACACCCAGCTCCTCGACCTGCCGGTGAGCGCCGTCCCCGGGTCGAAGGAGGGCGCGCTCGCGCGGCCGGTGGCCTCACTGGTCGTGCGCAACCTGCTGCGCAGCGAGACCCTCGGGCTGCCGTCCGGCCAGGACGTCGCGCGCAAGACCGGGGAGGCGGTGCTGAGCGACCGGGAACTCGGCACCACGGGCCCCGTCTACCTCTGGTACTACGTGCTGAAGGAGGCCGAGGTCCGCTCCGGCGGTCTGCACCTCGGGCCGGTCGGCAGCCGCATGGTGGCGGAGGTGCTCATCGGGCTCCTGGACGCCGACCCGTCCTCGTACCGGTACGCGTTCCCGCAGTGGAAGCCGACGCTGTCGGACGCGTACGGCCAGTTCACCATCGGTGACCTGCTGCGCTTCGCGGGCGCCGTACGGTCCTGA
- a CDS encoding LysR family transcriptional regulator: MFYEVRRLRLLRELAAHGTIAATAEACHLTPSAVSQQLSLLEREAGTPLFVRDGRRLVLTEAARVLVAHTERVLAELERARAEVAALRTGVRGTVRLSGFPSAAVALAAPAIAACRAAHPELRVLLGESEPAESVAALRAQTCDVALVYEYDLLPRISDSGVELRELLREPLLAALPPNAEAPPDGGAVALAGLAEQPWIAPRSDTALRTVIERACQSAGFEPRLDYTSDDYTVIMSLVQAGLGVSVLPRLVAEPLASDVRLREVAGLRPTRTVSAAVRAGSAAEPRIAALTDALTAAAERWRAEQSL, translated from the coding sequence ATGTTCTACGAGGTGCGGCGGCTGCGGCTGCTGCGGGAGCTGGCCGCGCACGGCACCATCGCGGCCACCGCCGAGGCCTGCCACCTCACCCCGTCCGCGGTCTCCCAGCAGCTGTCGCTGCTGGAGCGCGAGGCGGGTACCCCGCTGTTCGTACGCGACGGGCGGCGGCTGGTCCTCACGGAGGCCGCGCGGGTGCTCGTGGCGCACACCGAACGTGTCCTGGCCGAGCTGGAACGGGCCCGCGCCGAGGTGGCCGCGCTGCGGACCGGCGTACGCGGCACCGTGCGGCTCAGCGGCTTCCCGAGCGCCGCCGTGGCGCTGGCCGCGCCCGCGATCGCCGCCTGCCGGGCCGCCCATCCGGAACTGCGCGTGCTGCTCGGCGAGTCCGAGCCGGCGGAGTCCGTCGCCGCGCTGCGCGCGCAGACGTGCGACGTGGCGCTCGTCTACGAGTACGACCTGCTCCCGCGGATCAGCGACTCCGGCGTGGAGCTGCGGGAGCTGCTGCGCGAACCGCTGCTGGCGGCGCTGCCGCCGAACGCGGAGGCGCCTCCCGACGGTGGCGCCGTGGCCCTGGCCGGGCTGGCGGAGCAGCCGTGGATCGCGCCGCGGAGCGACACCGCGCTCCGTACGGTCATCGAACGGGCCTGCCAGAGCGCCGGGTTCGAGCCGCGCCTTGACTACACCAGCGACGACTACACCGTGATCATGTCGCTGGTGCAGGCGGGCCTCGGCGTCTCCGTACTGCCGCGGCTGGTGGCGGAGCCGCTCGCCTCGGACGTACGGCTGCGCGAGGTCGCCGGCCTGCGCCCGACGCGCACCGTCTCGGCGGCCGTACGCGCGGGCAGCGCCGCCGAGCCGCGCATCGCCGCGCTGACGGACGCGCTGACGGCGGCGGCCGAACGGTGGCGTGCGGAGCAGTCGCTCTGA
- a CDS encoding M24 family metallopeptidase, whose product MTADPLLAAPPYGGVRGLSDGAAHGPAFLPDEYRARTAALRAAMRRRGLAALALASPENVHYLLGLDHLGHFAFTMVVLPRDGPPVLVARRMERHTLAAQVPGARHALYGEGRDPARTVARVLAEVTPPGGVVGVEEQSMWLPPAVLARVRAALPALRWADASALPARLRTVKSPAESALVRRAAHVSGTAMHAALGAARTGVSERTVAARVHAAMTEAGGREPGFAPLIRSTARLAQEHVTWREHRLEAGEGLFVELSGCVHRYHAPMSRTLRCGPLPPGVAESAAAALAGLRAAAGALVPGARTGEVYAAWAGAVAAATGYRPRRHHCGYLTGIGFPPSWVGGGRVPGIRAGGRTKVRAGMVFHLMSWVERPAGHVVSDTALVTADGCELLTEAPRELIVTG is encoded by the coding sequence ATGACAGCCGATCCGCTGCTCGCGGCGCCTCCGTACGGTGGCGTGCGGGGCCTCTCCGACGGTGCCGCACACGGCCCCGCGTTCCTCCCGGACGAGTACCGCGCCCGCACCGCCGCCCTGCGCGCCGCGATGCGCCGCCGCGGGCTCGCCGCGCTCGCCCTCGCCAGCCCGGAGAACGTCCACTACCTCCTCGGCCTCGACCACCTGGGGCACTTCGCGTTCACGATGGTGGTGCTGCCCCGCGACGGCCCGCCCGTCCTCGTCGCGCGCCGTATGGAACGGCACACCCTGGCCGCGCAGGTGCCCGGCGCACGGCACGCGCTGTACGGCGAGGGCCGCGACCCGGCGCGTACGGTCGCGCGTGTGCTCGCCGAAGTCACCCCGCCCGGCGGGGTGGTGGGCGTCGAGGAGCAGTCGATGTGGCTGCCGCCCGCCGTACTGGCCCGGGTGCGCGCCGCGCTGCCCGCGCTGCGCTGGGCCGACGCCTCTGCGCTCCCGGCCCGGCTCCGTACGGTGAAGTCGCCGGCCGAATCCGCCCTCGTACGGAGAGCGGCGCACGTGTCCGGTACGGCGATGCACGCCGCACTGGGCGCGGCCCGTACGGGTGTCAGCGAGCGTACGGTCGCCGCCCGCGTCCACGCCGCGATGACCGAAGCGGGCGGCCGGGAACCGGGGTTCGCGCCGCTGATCCGTTCCACGGCGCGGCTCGCGCAGGAGCACGTCACGTGGCGGGAGCACCGGCTGGAGGCGGGCGAGGGCCTGTTCGTGGAGCTGTCCGGCTGCGTGCACCGCTACCACGCGCCGATGAGCCGCACGCTGCGCTGCGGCCCGCTGCCGCCCGGCGTCGCCGAGTCGGCCGCGGCGGCGCTCGCCGGGCTGCGGGCGGCGGCCGGAGCGCTTGTCCCGGGCGCGCGCACCGGCGAGGTGTACGCGGCGTGGGCGGGCGCTGTGGCGGCGGCCACCGGGTACCGGCCGCGGCGCCACCACTGCGGTTATCTGACCGGCATCGGCTTCCCGCCCAGTTGGGTCGGCGGCGGCAGGGTGCCCGGCATCCGCGCGGGCGGCCGTACGAAGGTGCGCGCGGGCATGGTCTTCCACCTCATGTCCTGGGTGGAGCGGCCCGCCGGGCACGTCGTCTCCGACACGGCGCTCGTCACCGCCGACGGCTGCGAACTGCTCACGGAGGCGCCCCGCGAGCTGATCGTCACCGGCTGA
- a CDS encoding mandelate racemase/muconate lactonizing enzyme family protein translates to MRITALRATPVAVPYRTDEVWAFGRRAGLVSVLVEVETDEGLTGLGEAAAYPSADIVLSVLRSLEPLVVGADPLRIEQLIQRVDVVGTWHHTGSSSPAIAAVETACWDLLGKTCGQPLVNLFGGRFRDRVEFFHYVAAAGADAVRAEGRRAAEAGARVCYLKVGAGELAADVARVAALRDGAGPAMGIRVDANEAWSPGAALRAVRALEEYGLELVEQPVSGRNLPEMAYLRGRIGTPLLANESSWTRSDQLAVIRHGAADAVSVDQQMDGGLLNLKRSAGICAAAGLPVVKHSLGELGVALAAAVHVVAATPNFLLPNQGYGALLTDDIVRGAFGGPLENYRDGCLDVPDGPGLGVGLDPDKVDRYAELYRTSAAEFTFHDPDALTAAPALPKR, encoded by the coding sequence ATGCGCATCACCGCACTCCGCGCCACCCCCGTGGCCGTCCCGTACCGCACCGACGAGGTGTGGGCGTTCGGGCGCCGCGCCGGACTGGTCTCCGTCCTCGTCGAGGTCGAGACCGACGAAGGACTGACCGGGCTCGGCGAGGCCGCCGCCTATCCGTCCGCCGACATCGTGCTCAGCGTGCTGCGCTCCCTGGAGCCCCTCGTGGTCGGCGCCGACCCGCTCCGCATCGAGCAGCTCATCCAGCGCGTCGACGTGGTCGGCACGTGGCACCACACCGGCTCCAGCAGCCCGGCGATCGCCGCCGTGGAGACCGCCTGCTGGGACCTGCTCGGCAAGACCTGCGGGCAGCCGCTCGTCAACCTCTTCGGCGGCCGCTTCCGGGACAGGGTGGAGTTCTTCCACTACGTCGCGGCCGCCGGCGCGGACGCCGTACGGGCCGAGGGCCGCCGTGCCGCCGAGGCCGGCGCCCGGGTCTGCTACCTCAAGGTCGGCGCCGGCGAACTCGCCGCCGACGTCGCGCGCGTGGCCGCCCTGCGGGACGGCGCCGGGCCCGCCATGGGCATCCGCGTGGACGCCAACGAGGCGTGGTCGCCGGGGGCTGCGCTGCGCGCCGTACGCGCCCTCGAGGAGTACGGCCTCGAGCTGGTGGAGCAGCCCGTGTCCGGCCGCAACCTGCCCGAGATGGCGTACCTGCGCGGCCGTATCGGCACGCCGCTGCTCGCCAACGAGTCGTCCTGGACCCGTTCCGACCAGCTCGCGGTCATCCGGCACGGCGCCGCCGACGCGGTCTCCGTGGATCAGCAGATGGACGGCGGACTGCTCAACCTGAAGCGCTCCGCGGGCATCTGCGCCGCCGCCGGCCTGCCGGTGGTGAAGCACAGCCTCGGCGAGCTCGGCGTCGCCCTGGCCGCCGCCGTCCACGTCGTCGCCGCCACGCCCAACTTCCTGCTGCCCAACCAGGGTTACGGCGCGCTGCTCACCGACGACATCGTGCGCGGCGCGTTCGGCGGCCCGCTGGAGAACTACCGGGACGGCTGCCTGGACGTCCCGGACGGCCCCGGGCTCGGCGTCGGACTGGACCCGGACAAGGTGGACCGGTACGCGGAGCTGTACCGCACCTCCGCCGCCGAGTTCACGTTCCACGACCCGGACGCGCTCACGGCCGCACCGGCCCTTCCGAAGCGCTAG
- a CDS encoding lipase maturation factor family protein → MEWFAAPEQWLSRLIMQRALAGVYVVAFVSAALQFRALLGSRGITPVPAFVRLVPFRAAPSLFHWRYSDRLFAAVAWSGAALAAAVAAGAADAVPLWASMLMWAVLWLLYLSIVNVGQVWYGYGWESLLLEAGFLAVFLGNAETAPPVLVLVLLRWLLFRVEFGAGLIKWRGDRCWRELTCLYYHHETQPMPGPFSRHFHRLPARLHRAEVAANHVTQLLVPFALFLPQPVAGTAAALMVVTQLWLVASGNFAWLNWLTIVLALSALDTTPVTAPRTYGGTPVWYAVLVCAVTALVAVLSYRPVRNLLSRRQQMNRSFDSLHLVNTYGAFGSVTRVRHEIVIEGTDDTEPPGPETVWREYEFKGKPGDVRRRPPQFAPYHLRLDWQMWFAALSPASARGWLGLFLLRLLRNDAPTLRLLRGNPFPDEPPAYVRALLYRYRFTTREERRETGAWWHRTLVRELIPPFGASASEGPVRP, encoded by the coding sequence ATGGAGTGGTTCGCTGCACCCGAGCAATGGCTGAGCCGTTTGATCATGCAACGTGCCCTGGCGGGTGTCTATGTCGTCGCGTTCGTCTCGGCAGCACTCCAGTTCCGGGCTCTGCTGGGCTCGCGGGGCATCACTCCGGTGCCGGCCTTCGTACGCCTGGTGCCGTTCCGGGCCGCGCCGAGCCTCTTCCACTGGCGCTACTCCGACCGTCTGTTCGCCGCCGTCGCCTGGTCGGGCGCGGCGCTCGCCGCCGCCGTCGCCGCGGGGGCGGCGGACGCGGTGCCGCTGTGGGCGTCCATGCTGATGTGGGCGGTGCTGTGGCTGCTGTACCTGTCGATCGTGAACGTCGGGCAGGTCTGGTACGGCTACGGCTGGGAGTCGCTGCTGCTGGAGGCGGGCTTCCTGGCCGTCTTCCTCGGGAACGCGGAGACGGCGCCGCCGGTGCTCGTGCTGGTGCTGCTGCGCTGGCTGCTCTTCCGGGTGGAGTTCGGCGCGGGACTGATCAAGTGGCGCGGCGACCGCTGCTGGCGCGAACTGACCTGCCTGTACTACCACCACGAGACGCAGCCGATGCCGGGCCCGTTCAGCCGGCACTTCCACCGGCTGCCCGCGCGCCTGCACCGCGCCGAGGTGGCGGCCAACCACGTCACCCAGCTGCTCGTGCCGTTCGCGCTGTTCCTTCCGCAGCCCGTCGCGGGCACCGCGGCGGCGTTGATGGTGGTCACGCAGCTGTGGCTCGTCGCATCCGGCAACTTTGCATGGCTCAACTGGCTGACGATCGTTCTCGCGCTCTCCGCCCTGGACACCACACCCGTCACCGCCCCGCGTACGTACGGCGGCACCCCCGTCTGGTACGCCGTGCTGGTGTGCGCCGTCACCGCCCTGGTGGCCGTGCTGAGTTACCGCCCTGTGCGCAACCTCCTCAGCCGCAGGCAGCAGATGAACCGCTCCTTCGACAGCCTCCACCTCGTCAACACCTACGGCGCCTTCGGCAGCGTCACGCGCGTCCGGCACGAGATCGTCATCGAGGGCACCGACGACACGGAGCCGCCCGGCCCGGAGACCGTCTGGCGGGAGTACGAGTTCAAGGGCAAGCCCGGCGACGTACGGCGCCGCCCGCCCCAGTTCGCGCCCTACCACCTGCGGCTGGACTGGCAGATGTGGTTCGCCGCGCTGTCCCCCGCGAGCGCGCGCGGCTGGCTCGGCCTGTTCCTCCTGCGGCTGCTGCGCAACGACGCGCCCACGCTGCGCCTGCTGCGCGGCAACCCCTTCCCGGACGAGCCGCCCGCGTACGTGCGGGCGCTGCTGTACCGCTACCGCTTCACCACCCGGGAGGAGCGCCGCGAGACCGGCGCCTGGTGGCACCGCACGCTGGTCCGCGAACTGATCCCGCCCTTCGGCGCTAGCGCTTCGGAAGGGCCGGTGCGGCCGTGA
- a CDS encoding acetylxylan esterase has product MPLLDLPLEELRTYRPDLAAPEDFDDFWAKTLAEARTAGESAAPAEYRTVAGSPLRTVDAYDVRFPGWGGQPVAAWLLLPRRATEPLPAVITYIGYSGGRGLHTENLLWSAAGYAHLIVDSRGQGHDTPDPDPVPSPQYVGGFMTRGIGDPRHHYYRRLMADCVRALDALRAHPAVDPERIVVQGASQGGGLALAVAGLAGDAVAAALVDVPFLSHMRRGAEMATRGPYPEIVHYLGVHHRTDPEQVFRTLGYFDGVHFAPRAAAPALFSVGLMDPSCPPSTVFAAYNRYAAERKDITVWEFGDHGGGRGSQPEEQLRWLDGAGLGAGDAAAG; this is encoded by the coding sequence ATGCCGCTCCTCGACCTGCCGCTCGAAGAACTGCGCACCTACCGCCCGGACCTGGCCGCACCGGAGGACTTCGACGACTTCTGGGCGAAGACGCTCGCCGAGGCCCGTACGGCGGGGGAGTCCGCCGCGCCCGCCGAGTACCGTACGGTGGCCGGTTCGCCGCTGCGCACGGTGGACGCGTACGACGTGCGCTTCCCGGGCTGGGGCGGCCAGCCGGTGGCGGCGTGGCTGCTGCTGCCGCGCAGGGCGACGGAGCCGCTGCCCGCGGTCATCACGTACATCGGCTACAGCGGCGGACGCGGACTGCACACGGAGAACCTGCTGTGGAGCGCGGCCGGTTACGCCCACCTGATCGTCGACAGCCGCGGCCAGGGCCACGACACGCCCGACCCCGACCCCGTGCCCAGCCCGCAGTACGTCGGCGGGTTCATGACCCGGGGCATCGGCGACCCGCGGCACCACTACTACCGGCGGCTGATGGCGGACTGCGTACGCGCGCTGGACGCGCTCCGCGCGCACCCGGCCGTCGACCCGGAGCGGATCGTCGTGCAGGGCGCCAGCCAGGGCGGCGGACTGGCCCTCGCGGTGGCCGGGCTCGCCGGGGACGCGGTGGCGGCGGCGCTGGTGGACGTGCCGTTCCTGAGCCACATGCGGCGCGGTGCGGAGATGGCCACCAGGGGGCCGTACCCGGAGATCGTGCACTATCTGGGCGTGCACCACCGGACCGACCCGGAGCAGGTGTTCCGCACCCTCGGCTACTTCGACGGCGTCCACTTCGCACCGCGGGCGGCGGCGCCCGCGCTGTTCAGCGTCGGCCTGATGGACCCCAGCTGCCCGCCCTCCACGGTGTTCGCCGCGTACAACCGCTACGCGGCGGAGCGGAAGGACATCACCGTATGGGAGTTCGGCGACCACGGCGGCGGCCGCGGCTCGCAGCCGGAGGAGCAGCTGCGCTGGCTCGACGGCGCGGGGCTGGGCGCGGGGGACGCCGCGGCCGGCTGA
- a CDS encoding extracellular solute-binding protein has protein sequence MLTRTSPRLYARSAASARRALAFAMAAVLLVGGCGALSDSGGDGTTTVDVWLMKGSLTDEFTKDFVNDYESRNPGVEASVTVHEWPGINKKVHKALRSGDGPDVIEVGNTQVAEYVEAGGVRNFTTEVVDLGGDDWIDGLAASGQVDGYQFGVPFYAANRVVIYRKDLFRQAGIESPPRTREQWLSATELLDGPPGQQGIYLPGQNWYVLAGFIWDEGGDLAVERSGRWAGEVDSPEALRGMDFYSRLQSYGEARPDADEADPDELQVFAKGEIAQLIAVPGSAKLITDTNPELAGKLGFFPVPGKKAGTPGAVFTGGSVLIMPEKSDAQEEGYEFIKQLASDDWQQRMARTMSFVPNKSTLTGALESEPGAAAMAKAAENGRATPASPHWGDLEARNPLKEYQTAVLRGADARKAARTASEKITRLLSGGP, from the coding sequence ATGCTCACTCGGACCAGTCCGCGGCTCTACGCGCGAAGCGCCGCGTCCGCCCGGCGCGCTCTCGCGTTCGCCATGGCGGCTGTGCTGCTCGTCGGGGGGTGCGGAGCGCTGTCCGACTCGGGCGGTGACGGGACGACGACCGTCGACGTGTGGCTGATGAAGGGCAGTCTCACCGACGAGTTCACGAAGGACTTCGTGAACGATTACGAGTCCCGCAACCCCGGCGTGGAGGCGAGCGTCACCGTGCACGAGTGGCCGGGGATCAACAAGAAGGTGCACAAGGCGCTCCGGTCCGGCGACGGCCCGGACGTCATCGAGGTGGGCAACACGCAGGTCGCCGAGTACGTGGAGGCGGGCGGCGTACGGAACTTCACCACCGAGGTGGTCGACCTCGGCGGCGACGACTGGATCGACGGGCTCGCCGCGTCCGGCCAGGTCGACGGCTACCAGTTCGGCGTGCCCTTCTACGCCGCCAACCGCGTCGTGATCTACCGCAAGGACCTCTTCAGGCAGGCCGGGATCGAGTCGCCGCCCAGGACCCGCGAGCAGTGGCTGTCCGCCACCGAACTCCTCGACGGGCCGCCGGGTCAGCAGGGCATCTATCTGCCCGGCCAGAACTGGTACGTGCTCGCCGGCTTCATCTGGGACGAGGGCGGCGACCTCGCCGTCGAACGCAGCGGCCGCTGGGCCGGCGAGGTGGACTCGCCGGAGGCGCTGCGCGGCATGGACTTCTACTCCCGCCTCCAGTCGTACGGCGAGGCCCGCCCCGACGCCGACGAGGCCGATCCGGACGAGCTGCAGGTCTTTGCGAAGGGCGAGATCGCACAGCTGATCGCCGTGCCCGGCTCGGCGAAGCTGATCACCGACACCAACCCCGAACTCGCGGGCAAGCTCGGTTTCTTCCCGGTCCCCGGCAAGAAGGCCGGCACGCCGGGCGCCGTCTTCACCGGCGGCTCCGTGCTGATCATGCCGGAGAAGAGCGACGCGCAGGAGGAGGGCTACGAGTTCATCAAGCAGCTCGCCTCGGACGACTGGCAGCAGCGCATGGCGAGGACGATGAGCTTCGTGCCCAACAAGTCCACGCTGACCGGCGCGCTCGAGAGCGAGCCAGGTGCCGCCGCGATGGCGAAGGCCGCGGAGAACGGCCGCGCGACCCCGGCGTCACCGCACTGGGGCGACCTGGAGGCGCGGAACCCGCTGAAGGAGTACCAGACGGCCGTCCTGCGCGGCGCGGACGCGCGCAAGGCCGCCCGTACGGCCTCGGAGAAGATCACGCGGCTGCTCAGCGGCGGCCCGTAG
- a CDS encoding sensor histidine kinase, whose translation MRRTPRDWLADISLFLCAAGFSVLTFDSVVPEGLSPAVLFVDQLTGALACAALFLRRRWPVQLTVVLLVAGTMSHFVTGAVLVALFTVATCRPPRTTAWVAVLAFAPFPVFLAQGPELDRPATASAITYFALVAATIGWGLYVRSRRELVRSLRERAERAGEEARRQAREDIAREMHDVLAHRLSLLSVHAGALEFNPGAPEAEVRRAAGVIRDSAHQALEDMREIIGVLRGDSDGGRPQPVLADLERLADESRAAGARVTLHQRVARPEDAPALTGRTAYRIAQEGLTNARKHAPDAEVTLTVSGAPDDGLTVEVRNVAASAPPAVPDDGAAVPGGGQGLIGLAERTRLVGGELEHGRTGADFRLRAWLPWRA comes from the coding sequence GTGCGCCGTACACCCCGCGACTGGCTCGCCGACATCAGCCTGTTCCTGTGCGCGGCGGGCTTCTCCGTCCTCACGTTCGACTCGGTGGTCCCGGAGGGCCTGTCGCCCGCCGTGCTGTTCGTCGACCAGCTGACGGGCGCGCTGGCGTGCGCCGCGCTGTTCCTGCGGCGGCGGTGGCCCGTGCAGCTCACCGTCGTGCTGCTGGTGGCGGGGACGATGTCGCACTTCGTGACCGGGGCGGTCCTGGTCGCGCTGTTCACCGTGGCCACGTGCCGCCCGCCGCGTACGACGGCATGGGTCGCCGTGCTCGCGTTCGCCCCGTTCCCGGTGTTCCTCGCGCAGGGCCCCGAGCTGGACCGGCCCGCGACCGCCTCCGCCATCACCTACTTCGCGCTGGTGGCCGCGACCATCGGCTGGGGCCTGTACGTGCGCTCCCGCCGCGAGCTCGTGCGGTCGCTCCGCGAGCGCGCCGAACGCGCCGGGGAGGAGGCGCGGCGGCAGGCGCGGGAGGACATCGCACGCGAGATGCACGACGTGCTCGCCCACCGGCTGTCGCTGCTGAGCGTGCACGCGGGGGCGCTGGAGTTCAACCCGGGCGCCCCCGAGGCGGAGGTGCGCCGCGCCGCCGGGGTGATCCGCGACAGCGCGCACCAGGCGCTGGAGGACATGCGGGAGATCATCGGCGTGCTCCGCGGCGACAGCGACGGCGGCCGGCCCCAGCCGGTGCTCGCCGACCTGGAACGCCTCGCGGACGAGTCCCGTGCGGCGGGCGCCCGCGTCACGCTGCACCAGCGCGTCGCGCGCCCGGAGGACGCCCCGGCGCTCACCGGCCGTACGGCGTACCGCATCGCGCAGGAAGGGCTGACGAACGCGCGCAAGCACGCACCGGACGCCGAGGTGACCCTGACGGTGAGCGGCGCCCCCGATGACGGCCTCACCGTTGAGGTGCGCAACGTTGCGGCGTCCGCGCCGCCCGCCGTCCCGGACGACGGCGCCGCCGTCCCGGGCGGCGGGCAGGGGCTCATCGGCCTGGCCGAACGGACCCGGCTGGTCGGCGGCGAGCTGGAACACGGCCGTACCGGCGCTGACTTCAGGCTCCGGGCCTGGCTACCGTGGCGGGCATGA
- a CDS encoding response regulator transcription factor — translation MTIRVLLVDDDPLVRAGLKLMLGGLPDIETAGEAADGSEVLPLVDELAPDVVLMDIRMPTVDGLTATETLRARSGSPEIIVLTTFDADEHVLRALRAGAAGFLLKDTPPAEIVAAVRKVAAGDPALSPTVTRQLIRHVAGSDLDARRARAAAVLGSLGEREREVALGVGRGESNAEIAGALHMSVPTVKTHVSRILAKLGLNNRVQIALLAHDAGLLETGP, via the coding sequence ATGACCATCCGCGTCCTCCTCGTCGACGACGACCCCCTCGTACGCGCCGGGCTGAAGCTCATGCTCGGCGGCCTTCCCGACATCGAGACCGCGGGGGAGGCCGCCGACGGCTCCGAGGTGCTGCCCCTCGTGGACGAGCTCGCACCGGACGTGGTGCTGATGGACATCCGCATGCCGACGGTGGACGGGCTCACCGCCACCGAGACGCTGCGCGCGCGGTCCGGCTCGCCGGAGATCATCGTCCTCACCACCTTCGACGCGGACGAGCACGTGCTGCGCGCACTCCGCGCCGGAGCGGCGGGCTTCCTGCTGAAAGACACGCCGCCCGCCGAAATCGTGGCCGCCGTACGGAAGGTGGCGGCGGGCGATCCGGCGCTGTCGCCGACCGTCACCCGGCAGCTCATCCGGCACGTCGCCGGGTCGGACCTGGACGCCCGGCGCGCCCGTGCCGCCGCCGTGCTCGGCTCGCTCGGGGAGCGGGAGCGCGAAGTTGCGCTCGGGGTGGGGCGCGGAGAGTCGAACGCGGAGATCGCGGGCGCGCTGCACATGAGCGTGCCGACGGTCAAGACGCACGTGTCCCGCATCCTCGCCAAGCTCGGCCTGAACAACCGGGTCCAGATCGCGCTGCTGGCCCACGACGCGGGCCTGCTGGAGACCGGCCCCTAG